Proteins from a single region of Apium graveolens cultivar Ventura chromosome 7, ASM990537v1, whole genome shotgun sequence:
- the LOC141673074 gene encoding uncharacterized protein LOC141673074 translates to MDEELLKCMFLLAKKIFLKITKLLPKKSMRDVTMRMQWLIKHGKCVQKHENLENIWDSVESSYEGDLSEFSFYIPHNPNDLDHLVIQNKYHPRVIKRSRI, encoded by the exons ATGGATGAAGAACTTCTAAA GTGCATGTTTTTGCTAGCTAAGAAGATTTTTTTAAAGATAACAAAATTGTTGCCAAAAAAATCAATGAGAGATGTAACAATGCGCATGCAGTGGTTAATT AAGCATGGAAAATGTGTGCAGAAACATGAAAATTTGGAAAACATCTGGGATAGCGTGGAATCTTCATATGAGGGAGATTTGAGTGAATTCAGTTTTTATATACCACACAATCCTAATGATCTGGATCATTTAGTTATTCA GAACAAATATCATCCTCGAGTTATTAAGCGTAGCAGGATCTGA